Proteins co-encoded in one uncultured Draconibacterium sp. genomic window:
- a CDS encoding TonB-dependent receptor yields MKTSVFILLVFAYNAFAINTYSQTTKLNIDLKDVTVKDVLTNIESQSEFYFMYEASKVDVNRKVSIMVEGKVINEILDELFEGANVDYKINNRQIALRTNEVTESGDQQLTVSGAVKDTGGEPLPGVSVVIKGTTQGTITDFDGKYSIPNVPGDAILQYSFVGMKAQEVAVNGQTTIDITMIEETIGLEEVVAIGYGTVKKSDLTGSVASVKREDLNHGAISSVDQAMQGRIAGVQVTQASNEPGGGLSIRIRGASSVNAGNEPLYVIDGLPIDNSEGITGSGTSAVAEVGANLNAKNPLNALNPNDIQSIEILKDASATAIYGSRGANGVVLITTKKGTHGIKFSYDAYGGLQSIAKKIDVLSASEYINTFNEMNEEQGLDPRFSASDISAIGAGTDWQDQIYQIAPIQSHNLSMSGGIEKTKFYVSLNYFNQEGVVKETGVKRYIARINLEQEIGEKLKFGLNLNNSSENSDNYIGGVQTNESAGAVYDAIWYDPTLPVYNEDGTFFRSSELTINNPMSVIYGISSKSETNRMFGNTTMEYTIVDDLSAKLNVGFDNQNMRRDLYNSTKTIRGVAAKGYADVASLSRSNVLVEYTMNYNKTINENQYINVLGGVTYQDFILKSFSAGTSNFPSDDLMTNNLGLGDPSNASVSSHKESNTLLSYLGRINYSVYNFLLTASIRADGSSRFGANNKYGYFPSFALGWKLAEEDFIPEVFSELKLRASWGVTGNQEIGNYASLSTYQAGGTAILDGNTYVGTVPSRIANPDLKWETTAQTNIGIDYGFFRGRITGSLDYFYKKTTDMLLNLPLPTSSGYSSIMKNVGSMKNGGFEFMINSRNIIKDNFTWNTTLNFSVIKNEVLSLGDLESIQTGNIQVNGGNTAIIQPGKPLGSYYGYRITGIFQNQTEIDASAQPTAQPGFPVFDDVNDDGQISTADEVILGDPYPDFTYGLRNDFTFGNFDLDIFIQGQYGADLLNGMAMESMYPGNATRNKLTNQVVDRWTTQNTDAKWPSGINPSSYGASSKVNNLVIEDASYIRLKSVQLGYNIPVKLKGISSAKVYVSGQNLFTITDYTGYDPEANAFGQNNVKIDYSSYPLARTWMLGVNVQF; encoded by the coding sequence ATGAAAACATCAGTATTTATCTTACTCGTTTTCGCGTATAACGCCTTCGCAATTAATACTTATTCTCAAACAACCAAACTAAATATAGATCTAAAGGACGTCACAGTTAAAGATGTACTAACCAACATCGAAAGTCAATCTGAATTCTACTTTATGTACGAAGCAAGTAAGGTTGATGTTAATCGTAAGGTAAGTATCATGGTAGAAGGTAAAGTAATTAACGAAATTCTCGATGAGCTTTTCGAGGGGGCGAATGTTGATTATAAAATAAATAACCGGCAAATCGCCTTACGAACCAACGAGGTAACTGAGAGTGGAGACCAACAGCTCACTGTAAGCGGTGCTGTAAAAGATACGGGTGGCGAGCCGCTGCCTGGTGTGTCTGTAGTTATAAAAGGAACTACACAAGGTACCATTACCGATTTTGATGGAAAATACTCAATCCCGAATGTGCCGGGCGATGCCATTTTGCAATACTCATTTGTTGGAATGAAAGCTCAGGAAGTTGCCGTTAACGGTCAAACCACAATAGATATCACAATGATAGAAGAAACGATTGGTTTGGAAGAAGTTGTGGCCATTGGTTACGGTACAGTTAAAAAGAGTGACTTAACCGGTTCGGTAGCTTCGGTAAAAAGAGAAGACTTAAACCATGGGGCCATTTCATCGGTCGATCAGGCGATGCAAGGACGTATTGCCGGAGTTCAGGTAACACAAGCCTCTAACGAACCAGGAGGAGGGCTTTCTATTCGTATTCGTGGTGCAAGTTCGGTTAATGCAGGTAACGAACCTTTATATGTTATTGATGGGTTACCTATCGATAATAGCGAAGGAATAACCGGATCCGGCACTTCCGCCGTGGCAGAAGTTGGGGCAAACTTAAATGCAAAGAATCCTTTGAATGCATTGAATCCAAATGATATTCAGTCAATTGAGATTTTGAAAGATGCTTCAGCTACTGCGATTTATGGTTCTCGTGGAGCAAATGGTGTTGTTCTTATTACCACCAAAAAAGGTACACATGGGATTAAATTTAGTTACGATGCATACGGCGGATTACAATCAATCGCAAAGAAAATAGATGTTCTGTCAGCTTCAGAGTACATTAATACATTTAATGAAATGAATGAAGAACAGGGGCTTGATCCGAGGTTTTCAGCTTCAGATATTTCTGCAATTGGAGCCGGAACTGATTGGCAAGACCAAATTTATCAAATTGCACCTATTCAAAGTCATAATCTTTCCATGTCGGGAGGTATAGAGAAAACAAAATTTTATGTTTCTCTGAATTATTTTAACCAGGAAGGTGTAGTAAAAGAAACTGGAGTGAAGAGATATATTGCCCGCATTAATCTTGAGCAAGAAATAGGTGAAAAATTAAAATTTGGACTAAACCTAAATAACAGTAGTGAAAACAGCGACAACTACATCGGAGGTGTTCAAACCAACGAATCGGCCGGGGCAGTTTATGATGCGATTTGGTATGATCCAACATTACCTGTATATAACGAAGATGGTACCTTCTTCCGTTCGAGCGAGCTTACCATTAATAATCCAATGAGTGTTATTTATGGTATTTCGAGTAAAAGCGAAACAAACAGAATGTTTGGTAATACTACAATGGAATACACTATTGTTGATGATTTAAGCGCCAAACTGAACGTTGGTTTCGACAACCAGAACATGCGCCGTGATTTGTATAACTCAACAAAAACTATTCGTGGTGTAGCGGCCAAAGGTTACGCTGACGTTGCAAGTTTAAGCCGTTCAAATGTATTGGTAGAGTATACCATGAATTATAATAAAACCATTAACGAAAATCAATATATAAATGTATTGGGAGGAGTTACATACCAGGATTTTATTTTGAAAAGTTTCTCTGCTGGGACAAGTAATTTTCCCTCCGACGATTTAATGACAAATAATTTAGGATTGGGTGACCCAAGTAATGCTAGTGTTTCAAGTCATAAAGAAAGTAATACGCTTCTATCATACCTGGGACGTATCAATTACTCAGTGTATAACTTCCTGTTAACAGCTTCTATAAGGGCTGATGGTTCGTCGCGTTTTGGTGCCAATAACAAATATGGTTATTTCCCTTCGTTTGCATTGGGGTGGAAACTTGCCGAAGAAGATTTTATCCCCGAGGTGTTTAGTGAGTTAAAATTACGCGCCAGTTGGGGAGTAACAGGTAACCAGGAAATTGGAAATTATGCCTCCTTAAGTACCTATCAGGCTGGAGGAACAGCCATATTAGATGGAAATACTTATGTAGGTACTGTTCCTTCCCGTATTGCAAATCCTGATTTGAAGTGGGAAACAACTGCGCAGACTAACATTGGTATCGATTATGGTTTTTTTAGAGGAAGAATTACAGGCTCATTAGATTACTTTTATAAGAAGACTACCGATATGCTTTTGAATCTTCCGTTACCAACTTCTTCAGGATATAGTTCGATTATGAAAAACGTTGGTTCAATGAAAAATGGTGGTTTCGAATTTATGATCAATTCTCGAAACATCATTAAGGATAACTTTACCTGGAATACCACACTAAATTTTTCAGTAATTAAGAACGAAGTACTTTCACTAGGAGATCTGGAATCAATTCAAACCGGTAATATTCAGGTGAATGGAGGAAATACAGCTATAATTCAACCAGGCAAGCCTCTAGGTTCATATTATGGATATCGAATTACTGGTATTTTCCAGAATCAGACAGAAATTGATGCTTCAGCACAACCTACAGCACAACCTGGATTCCCGGTGTTTGATGATGTAAATGATGATGGACAAATATCAACTGCTGACGAGGTTATTTTGGGTGATCCTTATCCTGATTTTACATATGGTTTACGAAATGATTTTACGTTTGGTAATTTTGATTTAGACATTTTTATTCAAGGCCAATACGGAGCAGACTTGTTGAATGGTATGGCAATGGAGAGTATGTATCCTGGTAATGCCACAAGAAATAAATTAACAAACCAGGTGGTAGACCGCTGGACTACTCAAAATACAGATGCCAAATGGCCATCTGGAATTAATCCAAGTTCATACGGTGCAAGTAGTAAAGTCAATAATCTGGTTATCGAAGATGCCTCTTATATTCGTCTGAAAAGTGTACAGCTGGGGTATAATATTCCCGTTAAGCTCAAAGGTATCTCTTCGGCGAAGGTCTATGTGTCAGGTCAAAATCTTTTTACAATTACAGATTACACGGGTTACGACCCTGAGGCAAATGCTTTTGGACAGAACAATGTAAAAATAGACTACAGTTCATATCCGTTGGCGAGAACCTGGATGTTAGGTGTAAATGTTCAATTTTAA
- a CDS encoding FecR domain-containing protein: MTRNTNKSIQTGRSLGKVLMKDASAEEKKRIEEWLIEDVRNEELYNEIHDEEQLTAELEELDIYDAKSSWKILVQIIKNKRQRKILLRWKAVAILFILLSIGGVTANFLDSSSDEIIPQTYLTTIQTQRGESSTVILPDSSIVHLNSATSLTYSSNFFASNRTVDLDGEAYFEVTKSTTHPFEVSSESVKVKVYGTSFDVNTNSFNNTFDVVLEEGSVELLHNTGRFENVILEPGEKASFDADNNELRISKVRSYKYTAWKEGLLIFEDDPMNIVLKKLERWYDIDIEITDSNINEFVFNATIMDESIEDIFELIQFSCGIKYKIIYSKNPKIISKVIVSLN; the protein is encoded by the coding sequence ATGACAAGAAATACAAACAAATCAATACAAACCGGAAGGTCACTGGGAAAGGTTCTCATGAAGGATGCTTCTGCCGAAGAGAAGAAGAGAATTGAAGAATGGTTGATTGAAGATGTTCGGAATGAAGAGTTATACAATGAAATACATGATGAAGAGCAACTAACAGCTGAGCTTGAAGAACTGGATATTTATGACGCCAAAAGTTCATGGAAAATATTAGTTCAAATCATAAAGAACAAACGTCAGCGTAAAATTTTATTACGCTGGAAGGCAGTAGCAATTCTATTTATCTTGCTGAGTATTGGAGGAGTAACCGCTAATTTTCTGGATTCTTCGAGTGATGAAATTATTCCTCAAACCTATCTAACCACCATACAAACCCAAAGAGGAGAATCTTCTACCGTTATTCTGCCTGATAGTTCGATAGTTCATTTAAATTCAGCTACATCGCTTACATATTCAAGTAATTTTTTTGCCAGCAACCGGACGGTAGATTTAGATGGCGAAGCTTATTTTGAGGTAACAAAAAGCACAACTCATCCTTTTGAGGTTTCCAGTGAATCGGTAAAAGTAAAGGTATACGGAACTTCTTTTGATGTTAATACAAACTCATTTAATAATACCTTCGATGTTGTTTTAGAAGAGGGAAGCGTTGAATTGTTGCATAATACAGGAAGATTTGAAAATGTAATATTGGAACCCGGAGAAAAAGCGAGTTTCGATGCGGATAACAACGAGTTGCGAATAAGTAAGGTAAGATCCTATAAATACACGGCGTGGAAAGAAGGGCTACTTATTTTCGAAGATGACCCGATGAATATTGTGTTGAAGAAGTTAGAACGTTGGTATGATATTGATATTGAAATTACAGACAGCAACATAAACGAATTTGTATTTAATGCCACAATCATGGATGAGAGTATCGAGGATATTTTCGAGTTAATTCAATTCTCGTGTGGAATAAAATACAAGATCATCTACAGCAAAAATCCAAAAATAATTTCAAAAGTAATTGTATCGTTAAACTAA
- a CDS encoding sigma-70 family RNA polymerase sigma factor, giving the protein MIINETNFKIKLKNGEDMLLRDFYYQNYPSFCSFASRFLSNKYEVEDIVQECFISFWELDNEFSCIESVKTFFYTSIRNSCLDIIKHEKVKSKFVEFQKRIVDSKEYFLDNVLKQEVYHYVHEQIGKLSTMEKKVILMALNDKSNKEIAEKLGIKLNTVKTHKQRAYKFLRQKVKRFLFFIFQQ; this is encoded by the coding sequence ATGATCATTAACGAGACTAACTTCAAAATTAAACTTAAGAATGGGGAAGATATGCTTCTTCGTGATTTCTATTATCAAAATTATCCATCGTTTTGTTCATTTGCTTCCAGGTTCCTTTCCAATAAATACGAAGTTGAAGATATCGTTCAGGAATGTTTTATTTCGTTTTGGGAGCTGGATAATGAGTTTTCCTGTATAGAATCAGTTAAAACCTTCTTTTACACCTCCATTCGTAATTCTTGCTTAGATATAATAAAACATGAGAAGGTTAAGAGTAAATTTGTCGAATTCCAAAAAAGAATTGTTGATTCGAAAGAATATTTTTTGGATAATGTGTTGAAGCAAGAAGTTTACCATTATGTACATGAGCAGATCGGAAAGCTTTCCACAATGGAAAAAAAAGTTATTCTTATGGCTCTAAATGATAAGTCGAATAAAGAGATTGCTGAAAAATTGGGAATTAAACTAAATACTGTAAAAACCCACAAACAACGTGCGTATAAATTTCTTCGCCAAAAAGTTAAACGTTTTCTGTTTTTTATATTTCAACAGTAA
- a CDS encoding zinc finger-like domain-containing protein produces the protein MKTLCLFILFAFILLPAFSQEISDLKLLETWSYSVDWGNNNIRVKGGKIKNNDEAGSSGTIKIIIFLTTTKYDLESSPNGYIFAEYKFKPLDAGHQYYNINKTLSIRNKPQNGGNYYVTIMLLEYSNEGYVIIDYLNFKGYITVPNTYNDAWMYPYITVPNTYNDAWMYPYITVPNTYNDAWMYPYITVPNTYNDAWMYQQLNSSNEFQNPQPSKRKCGGCWGTGRCSVCKGTGTYTGYGSSSTCSGCNGTGKCGICNGAGYFDN, from the coding sequence ATGAAAACATTATGCTTATTCATATTATTTGCATTCATATTGTTACCTGCATTTTCTCAAGAAATATCAGATCTTAAACTTTTGGAGACGTGGTCATACAGTGTTGACTGGGGAAATAATAATATCCGAGTTAAAGGAGGAAAAATAAAAAACAATGATGAAGCCGGTAGTAGTGGTACAATTAAAATTATAATATTCTTGACAACAACTAAATATGATCTAGAATCATCTCCGAATGGATATATATTCGCCGAATATAAATTTAAGCCGTTGGATGCTGGACATCAATATTATAATATTAATAAAACTCTATCAATCAGAAACAAACCTCAAAACGGAGGAAATTATTATGTGACGATAATGCTTCTTGAATATAGCAATGAGGGATATGTTATAATAGATTACCTTAATTTTAAAGGTTATATAACAGTGCCAAATACTTATAACGATGCATGGATGTATCCTTATATAACAGTGCCAAATACTTATAACGATGCATGGATGTATCCTTATATAACAGTGCCAAATACTTATAACGATGCATGGATGTATCCTTATATAACAGTGCCAAATACTTATAACGATGCATGGATGTATCAACAACTGAACTCCAGTAATGAGTTTCAAAATCCCCAACCATCCAAACGAAAATGTGGAGGATGTTGGGGAACTGGACGTTGTTCGGTATGTAAAGGAACTGGGACATATACTGGTTATGGTAGCTCAAGTACATGTTCGGGATGTAACGGAACAGGAAAATGTGGTATTTGTAATGGAGCAGGATATTTTGACAATTAA
- a CDS encoding helix-turn-helix domain-containing protein produces MSEIKCFENYKRLKEMLIKGEKGNADYFSKKLGISNRTFYRLIKYLKDIEQLKIKLNTVTNCYYLDLT; encoded by the coding sequence ATGAGTGAAATAAAATGCTTTGAGAATTACAAACGACTAAAAGAGATGCTAATAAAAGGAGAAAAAGGAAACGCAGATTACTTTTCAAAAAAATTAGGTATTAGTAATCGTACATTTTACCGATTGATAAAATACCTTAAAGATATTGAGCAACTAAAGATTAAATTAAATACAGTTACAAATTGCTATTATTTAGATTTAACATAA
- a CDS encoding Crp/Fnr family transcriptional regulator, translating to MDRLIENIKVYIPLNNNEIQLLKNAVDKKIYQKNELIFTEGKISDEIYFVTKGCVRLFYNVDGNDKTAFFYTEGQFICAGESYTFNIPAIENFQAIEQTELFVFEKSKIESLLKEVPKFEVLARIATENELITCQKVIASFVTKSAEERYIDLLNTNGELFHRVPQQYIASFLGVSPETLSRIKTRVFNKKSS from the coding sequence ATGGATAGATTAATAGAAAATATAAAAGTATACATACCCCTTAACAATAATGAAATTCAGTTGCTTAAAAATGCTGTAGATAAAAAGATCTATCAGAAGAATGAGCTGATTTTCACTGAAGGAAAAATATCGGACGAAATCTATTTTGTTACAAAAGGATGTGTAAGATTGTTTTATAATGTTGATGGCAACGATAAAACAGCCTTCTTTTATACTGAGGGACAATTTATATGTGCCGGCGAAAGCTATACTTTTAACATTCCCGCAATTGAAAATTTTCAGGCTATTGAACAAACAGAGCTATTTGTCTTTGAAAAATCAAAAATTGAAAGCTTATTAAAAGAAGTTCCCAAATTTGAAGTACTTGCCCGAATAGCCACCGAAAATGAATTGATAACCTGCCAAAAGGTTATTGCCTCGTTTGTAACAAAATCGGCAGAAGAACGCTACATCGATTTATTAAATACAAACGGAGAACTATTCCATCGTGTACCCCAGCAGTATATCGCATCGTTTTTAGGTGTATCCCCTGAAACTTTAAGTAGAATTAAAACCCGCGTATTCAACAAAAAAAGTTCTTGA
- a CDS encoding SDR family oxidoreductase, with protein sequence MDAKKVLVAGATGYLGQYLVKELKSRGYWVRVLIRKEAQKDKFENVDDFFIGQITEPNSLKGITTDIDWVFSSIGITRQKDGMTYMDVDYQGNSNLLKEALKDKVEAFQYISAINGDKLRQLKIFEAKEKFVDELKGSGINYCVLRPNGFFSDMKDFLDMAKAGRVYLFGDGKFKLNPIHGEDLAKVCVEKMIAGVKEETVGGIDVLSQNEIAELALKAWQKPIKISHLPDWIRKFTIWILRTFTSSKTYGPIEFFLTAMAFDNIANQYGTNHLEDFYKSEVERMKKK encoded by the coding sequence ATGGACGCAAAGAAAGTATTAGTAGCAGGAGCAACCGGATATTTAGGACAATATTTGGTAAAAGAACTTAAAAGCAGAGGTTATTGGGTAAGGGTGTTAATTCGGAAAGAAGCTCAAAAAGATAAATTCGAAAATGTTGACGATTTCTTTATCGGTCAGATAACCGAACCAAATTCATTAAAGGGAATAACAACTGATATTGATTGGGTTTTCTCCTCCATCGGTATCACCCGTCAAAAGGATGGAATGACGTATATGGATGTTGATTATCAGGGAAATTCAAATTTATTGAAAGAGGCTTTGAAGGATAAGGTTGAAGCATTCCAGTACATTTCAGCAATAAATGGCGACAAGCTTAGACAGCTTAAAATATTTGAAGCCAAAGAGAAATTTGTAGATGAATTAAAAGGTTCCGGAATCAATTATTGTGTTTTGCGTCCAAATGGATTTTTCTCTGATATGAAAGATTTTCTTGATATGGCAAAAGCCGGCAGAGTATATTTGTTTGGAGATGGGAAATTCAAACTGAACCCCATTCATGGAGAAGATTTGGCAAAAGTTTGTGTTGAAAAAATGATTGCCGGAGTTAAGGAAGAAACCGTAGGCGGTATTGATGTTTTAAGTCAGAATGAAATCGCTGAATTAGCATTAAAAGCATGGCAAAAACCAATAAAAATCAGTCATCTTCCCGATTGGATAAGGAAATTTACCATTTGGATTTTAAGAACATTTACCTCTTCAAAAACATATGGGCCTATTGAGTTCTTTTTAACGGCAATGGCATTTGATAATATTGCCAATCAATACGGAACAAATCATCTTGAAGACTTTTATAAATCGGAGGTAGAAAGAATGAAGAAAAAATAG
- a CDS encoding IS3 family transposase: protein MYPLTSKAVLCGLFGFSRQAWYDSKKRQSGLQMQEVFILTLVKELRGDHPRMGAEKLHHLIAPQLQDHNIKYGRDKFYYLLREHGLLVKRKRRGPKTTNSNHFYRKYSNLIREIELLSSGRLWVSDITYIRTEKGFVYLSLVTDAYSKKIVGWCLWPDLTSEGALNALRMAVAGEGVKQGLIHHSDRGIQYCCNDYVNFLKGSKINISMTENGDPYENAIAERVNGILKDEYDLNHTFSDYREALEATKVAVYKYNNKRPHRSVDFMFPTDAHLHTGVLKKHWKKRHYKANAETGESLQSVPANQD from the coding sequence ATGTACCCGCTAACAAGCAAAGCGGTACTGTGCGGACTGTTTGGGTTTAGCCGTCAGGCCTGGTACGACAGCAAAAAGCGCCAGTCGGGGCTTCAAATGCAGGAAGTATTTATATTAACATTGGTAAAAGAGCTGCGTGGGGATCACCCTCGCATGGGGGCCGAGAAGCTCCATCATTTGATAGCGCCGCAGTTACAGGACCATAATATTAAATATGGACGTGACAAATTCTACTACCTTTTGCGCGAACACGGTTTATTGGTAAAACGTAAAAGAAGAGGACCTAAAACCACGAATTCGAACCATTTTTACCGTAAATATTCCAACCTGATCCGGGAGATAGAACTACTCAGCTCAGGGCGCTTATGGGTGAGCGACATTACCTATATCCGCACCGAAAAAGGCTTTGTTTACCTTTCACTGGTAACCGATGCCTATTCGAAGAAGATAGTAGGCTGGTGCCTCTGGCCCGATTTAACCAGCGAAGGGGCATTAAACGCCTTGCGTATGGCAGTTGCAGGCGAGGGAGTGAAACAAGGTCTCATCCATCATTCTGACCGGGGGATACAATACTGTTGTAACGACTATGTGAACTTTCTGAAGGGCTCGAAAATAAATATCTCGATGACCGAAAACGGCGATCCGTACGAAAATGCAATAGCCGAAAGGGTTAATGGGATTTTAAAGGACGAATACGATTTAAACCATACATTTTCTGATTATCGGGAAGCGCTTGAAGCCACAAAAGTTGCGGTGTACAAATACAACAACAAACGGCCTCACCGCAGCGTAGACTTCATGTTTCCAACAGATGCACACTTGCATACAGGAGTACTAAAAAAACACTGGAAAAAGCGGCATTATAAGGCGAATGCGGAAACAGGGGAAAGCCTGCAGAGTGTTCCTGCAAACCAGGATTAA
- a CDS encoding ArsC/Spx/MgsR family protein, which produces MKRKVYYLSTCDTCKRIMKEVNVDDSFEKQDIKTEPIIEEQVESLYAHTKSYEALINKRARKLKAALETNPVKTDADYKKLLLTDYTFLKRPVFEIDGNIFVGNSPKTVAAVKVALSKE; this is translated from the coding sequence ATGAAAAGAAAAGTATATTACCTGTCCACCTGCGATACTTGCAAACGAATAATGAAAGAAGTAAACGTTGATGATAGTTTTGAAAAGCAGGATATTAAAACCGAGCCAATTATCGAGGAGCAGGTTGAAAGCCTGTACGCACATACAAAAAGCTACGAAGCGCTGATAAACAAACGTGCCCGGAAATTGAAAGCTGCCCTTGAAACCAACCCGGTAAAAACCGATGCTGATTACAAAAAGCTTTTACTAACGGACTACACGTTCCTGAAACGCCCGGTTTTTGAAATCGACGGAAACATTTTTGTAGGTAATTCGCCAAAAACAGTTGCGGCAGTTAAAGTTGCCTTATCAAAAGAATAG
- a CDS encoding methyltransferase domain-containing protein, with translation MHDSQNIFYTSISKYYSEIFPFNPMQLTFVKNKLGELPGKHILDIGCASGELAFQLARGGAEVTGIDLNEDLLQQAVSNKKHKGLSFQQGNMLELNQDFNSQQFDAVLCFGNTLVHLNSTELVAQMLEGAYTVLKPGGKLLLQLLNYDFICSEPVDALPVIDTENIRFIRRYNFTDDSDLIGFQTDLEIKAINRIVSNETPLLALKSEALKVLLEKAGFQNIQFYANFKQEPKVGKHLPLVVGCEK, from the coding sequence ATGCACGATTCTCAAAATATTTTCTATACCTCCATCTCAAAATATTATTCCGAAATTTTTCCGTTTAACCCCATGCAATTGACGTTTGTAAAAAACAAGCTTGGAGAGTTGCCGGGGAAGCATATTCTGGATATTGGTTGTGCCTCCGGAGAACTGGCTTTTCAACTGGCAAGGGGTGGGGCAGAAGTTACCGGAATCGACCTGAATGAAGATTTGTTACAACAGGCCGTCAGCAATAAAAAACACAAGGGGCTTTCATTTCAACAAGGGAATATGCTGGAACTGAATCAGGATTTTAACTCGCAGCAGTTTGATGCTGTTTTGTGTTTTGGAAATACGCTGGTGCATTTAAACTCAACGGAGCTTGTGGCACAAATGCTGGAAGGTGCATATACGGTGTTAAAACCCGGCGGAAAATTATTGTTGCAGCTGTTGAACTACGACTTCATTTGCAGCGAACCGGTTGACGCATTGCCTGTAATCGACACGGAAAACATCCGGTTTATCCGTCGTTATAATTTTACTGATGACTCTGATCTTATTGGGTTTCAAACCGATTTGGAAATTAAAGCCATAAACCGCATCGTATCGAACGAAACACCATTGCTGGCTTTAAAAAGTGAGGCCTTAAAAGTACTGCTGGAAAAAGCCGGATTCCAAAATATACAGTTTTATGCCAACTTTAAACAAGAGCCTAAGGTCGGCAAACATTTGCCTTTGGTGGTTGGTTGTGAGAAGTAG
- the trxA gene encoding thioredoxin, with translation MIAKFKNIINCKRPVLVDFYADWCGPCKQMPDILKQVKAELKENIKIIKVDVDRNPNIASKYQIRSIPTLMLFKDGELKWRGMGVRPAEEVKSIVEQYL, from the coding sequence ATGATAGCTAAATTCAAAAATATTATCAATTGTAAACGTCCGGTTTTGGTCGACTTTTATGCCGATTGGTGCGGCCCCTGCAAACAAATGCCGGACATTTTGAAGCAGGTAAAAGCTGAGCTGAAAGAAAATATCAAGATCATTAAAGTGGATGTTGACCGCAACCCGAATATTGCCTCGAAATACCAGATACGGAGCATTCCAACACTGATGCTGTTTAAAGACGGCGAATTAAAATGGAGAGGGATGGGGGTGCGACCTGCCGAGGAAGTAAAAAGTATTGTTGAGCAATATTTGTAA
- a CDS encoding DUF6132 family protein → MKFIKQKQLALILLLVGAVGGFLYWKYVGCSSGTCPIKSVWYWSTLWGAAIGYLLGDAINDFIIKRKKRAEQNDS, encoded by the coding sequence ATGAAGTTTATAAAACAAAAGCAGTTGGCCCTGATTTTATTGCTCGTTGGAGCTGTAGGCGGTTTCCTTTACTGGAAATATGTGGGATGTTCAAGCGGTACCTGCCCGATAAAATCGGTGTGGTACTGGAGTACCTTGTGGGGAGCTGCAATTGGCTACCTTTTGGGCGATGCCATAAACGACTTTATTATAAAGCGCAAAAAAAGAGCAGAACAGAATGATAGCTAA